Proteins from a single region of Hordeum vulgare subsp. vulgare chromosome 6H, MorexV3_pseudomolecules_assembly, whole genome shotgun sequence:
- the LOC123403417 gene encoding WD repeat-containing protein RUP2-like, with protein sequence MTTPSSPCSSSSSPTSGQHRRCQVQESAAVDNEGDNGQVVHGIPFPEAIEDVEGAELSPPRCEWEFRLAATVPSPSLAGASEAIGSVDFDPAGRLLATGGIARKVRIYGVAGLPSSPSPAACICVPAKLSSVRWRPEEGGGRAVGCGDYDGVVTEYDVERGVAAWERDEHAGRRVWALDYAPRGAPTSMAASGSDDRTAHVWDPRAPSGSWATARAGGAVLCVEFDPSGGPQLAVGSADRRAAVYDVRALGHGAVACMDGHARAVTYVRWAPARRVVTSGADGTHRLWEWPAAPAPELSGPAREVRSYSGHVSGRSFVGMGLWRGAGLVASGSESNHVFVYDLRWGKPVWVHPFDVASDSSSDAGGFVSAVTWLQGDADGGGALVAGRSDGVLKMFTCQPRRGDTHHQVDDL encoded by the coding sequence AtgaccaccccctcctccccgtgttcttcctcctcctcccccacctCCGGGCAACATCGCCGGTGCCAAGTCCAGGAATCGGCGGCGGTGGACAACGAGGGCGACAACGGCCAGGTCGTCCACGGCATTCCGTTTCCGGAGGCTATAGAAGACGTCGAGGGAGCCGAGCTGTCGCCCCCGCGGTGCGAATGGGAGTTCCGGCTGGCGGCCACCGTGCCGTCCCCGTCGCTGGCCGGCGCGTCCGAAGCCATCGGCAGCGTCGACTTCgaccccgccggccgcctcctcgccACGGGCGGCATCGCGCGCAAGGTCCGGATATACGGCGTCGCCGGCCTGCCGTCGTCGCCTAGCCCGGCCGCGTGCATCTGCGTGCCGGCCAAGCTCAGCAGCGTGCGGTGGCGCCCCGAGGAGGGGGGCGGGCGCGCGGTGGGCTGCGGCGACTACGACGGCGTCGTGACGGAGTACGACGTGGAGCGCGGCGTCGCGGCGTGGGAGCGCGACGAGCACGCCGGGCGGAGGGTGTGGGCGCTCGACTACGCGCCCCGCGGCGCGCCCACGTCCATGGCGGCGTCCGGCTCCGACGACCGGACGGCGCACGTCTGGGACCCGCGCGCGCCCTCGGGGTCGTGGGCCACGGCGCGGGCAGGCGGCGCCGTCCTCTGCGTGGAGTTCGACCCGTCCGGCGGGCCGCAGCTGGCGGTGGGGTCGGCGGACCGGCGCGCGGCCGTGTACGACGTGCGCGCGCTGGGGCACGGCGCGGTGGCGTGCATGGACGGGCACGCGCGGGCCGTGACGTACGTGCGGTGGGCGCCGGCGCGGCGGGTGGTGACGTCGGGCGCCGACGGGACGCACCGGCTGTGGGAGTGGccggcggcgccggcgccggagctGTCGGGCCCGGCGCGGGAGGTGCGGTCGTACAGCGGCCACGTGAGCGGGCGGAGCTTCGTGGGGATGGGGCTGTGGCGCGGCGCGGGGCTGGTGGCCAGCGGGTCCGAGTCCAACCACGTCTTCGTCTACGACCTCAGGTGGGGCAAGCCTGTGTGGGTGCACCCCTTCGACGTCGCCTCCGACAGCTCCTCCGACGCCGGAGGGTTCGTCAGCGCCGTCACCTGGCTGCAGGGCGACGCCGACGGCGGCGGGGCGCTCGTCGCCGGCAGGTCCGACGGCGTGCTCAAGATGTTCACGTGCCAGCCACGCCGGGGAGATACCCACCACCAAGTGGACGACCTATAG